The Arachis duranensis cultivar V14167 chromosome 2, aradu.V14167.gnm2.J7QH, whole genome shotgun sequence genome has a window encoding:
- the LOC107476295 gene encoding auxin-responsive protein SAUR50-like, which yields MKTRFLRGCLNKCKKMGSKVIPCTTVSDSCDQCYLKKYTNLWPSSSNSLDKRCSIPNDVPKGHLVVYVGEEHKRFVIKVALLHHPLFRALLDQAQEEYDFIADSKLCIPCDEHIFLSVLRCASSPQNDRVCFCLYL from the coding sequence ATGAAGACAAGGTTTCTTAGAGGGTGCCTTAACAAGTGCAAGAAAATGGGAAGCAAAGTGATACCTTGTACTACTGTGTCTGATTCTTGCGACCAATGTTACCTTAAAAAATACACTAACTTGTGGCCTTCATCTTCTAATTCATTGGATAAGAGATGCTCCATTCCAAATGATGTTCCAAAGGGTCACTTGGTAGTGTATGTTGGAGAAGAACACAAGAGATTTGTGATCAAAGTTGCATTGCTTCACCATCCACTCTTTAGGGCCTTGTTGGATCAAGCTCAAGAAGAGTATGATTTCATTGCCGATTCCAAACTATGCATTCCTTGTGATGAACACATCTTCCTCAGTGTTCTTCGCTGTGCAAGTTCTCCACAGAATGATCGTGTGTGTTTCTGTCTTTATCTCTGA
- the LOC107476294 gene encoding uncharacterized protein LOC107476294 → MDQDEKLRKCSNMKCQRVQVDESSVPALKDEAMEVDHFLAENRNEHVSVDGGLDIHAAFNGKDDLEMEVLDGFLDDVEIDDLEGTDVFSGACEEVFFDFEFDSKAEVLGPGPCEGSLLQNSTSESHSSELSGSSIVGWVSESTKLPIAQSECKNNPLDDVVSYQSRGAFRNNPHQPANEDCLYNISLDIPHLHQLNNDHHLAGGILYCKRETGSIEKSQPTALKEKRFRKPTLRYIEETSNSRSKEKVPTAGTKRKHSSASSCDELHIRIKALRKIRVEKSSNGISDVTIPKLKAHRGRPKKEKLDDEEAFSLDSEDECLTPKRSKKKDRRKHQRMWTLSEVIKLVDGISEYGVGRWTDIKRFSFSSSSYRTPIDLRDKWRNLLRASSIQTNTIDQKEDDQNDDHTLRPLPFNVACRVRELAKIHPYPRQRGGSKNSRGSKLGTSTSVSQSKDSPPIGQSKRNIRRKCTYK, encoded by the exons ATGGATCAGGATGAAAAGTTGCGGAAGTGTTCCAATATGAAATGCCAAAGG GTTCAGGTGGATGAATCATCTGTGCCTGCTCTTAAAGATGAAGCAATGGAAGTTGACCATTTTCTTGCAGAAAATAGAAATGAGCATGTCTCAGTAGATG GTGGTTTGGATATTCATGCAGCTTTCAATGGAAAGGATGACTTGGAGATGGAG GTCCTTGATGGATTTTTGGATGATGTTGAAATCGATGACCTTGAAGGAACTGATGTTTTCTCTGGTGCATGCGAGGAGGttttttttg attttgaatttgacaGCAAGGCTGAGGTGCTTGGCCCTGGTCCTTGTGAAGGTTCCCTTCTGCAAAACTCAACTTCAGAAAGTCATTCTTCAGAATTGAGTGGAAGCAGCATTGTTGGTTGGGTATCAGAATCTACAAAACTACCCATTGCACAATCTGAATGCAAAAATAATCCTCTAGATGATGTAGTATCCTATCAATCACGTGGTGCCTTCAGGAACAATCCTCATCAACCGGCAAATGAGGATTGCCTGTACAACATTTCACTCGACATACCGCATCTACATCAGTTGAATAATGATCATCATTTGGCTGGTGGTATATTATATTGTAAAAGGGAAACGGGTTCAATTGAAAAGAGTCAACCTACTGCACTTAAAGAGAAGAGATTCCGAAAGCCTACTCTTAGGTACATTGAAGAGACTTCAAATTCAAGGTCAAAGGAAAAGGTACCAACTGCTGGTACAAAAAGAAAACATTCAAGTGCCTCATCATGTGATGAACTTCATATAAGAATTAAAGCATTGAGAAAGATTCGAGTTGAGAAGTCTAGTAATGGAATTAGTGATGTGACAATCCCAAAGTTGAAAGCTCACAGGGGCCGACCAAAGAAAGAG AAACTTGATGATGAGGAGGCATTTTCCTTGGACTCTGAGGATGAATGTTTGACACCAAAAAGATCTAAAAAGAAAGATCGGAGAAAGCATCAGAGGATGTGGACTCTCTCTGAGGTTATTAAGTTGGTTGATGGCATATCTGAATATGGAGTTGGTAGGTGGACGGATATAAAGaggttttcattttcttcttcaagcTATCGAACACCCATAGATCTCAGG GACAAGTGGCGTAATCTTTTAAGAGCCAGTTCCATTCAGACAAACACAATAGACCAGAAAGAG GATGATCAAAATGATGATCATACTTTACGCCCCCTACCATTTAACGTGGCATGCCGTGTGCGTGAATTGGCTAAAATTCACCCGTACCCAAGGCAACGCGGCGGCTCAAAGAATTCTCGCGGTAGCAAACTTGGTACTTCTACTTCAGTTAGTCAAAGTAAAGATTCTCCTCCCATTGGCCAGAGCAAAAGAAATATACGGAGGAAGTGTACTTACAAGTGA